Proteins from a genomic interval of Treponema succinifaciens DSM 2489:
- the era gene encoding GTPase Era, whose product MIEEKETDTEIQKAGPKTALVSIVGRPSAGKSTFLNTASGEKISIVSPVPQTTRNAIRGIINTSLGQLVFIDTPGLHLSEKKLNLKLSNIAQENIKESDAILYIIDSTRPHNEEEEMIASLLIPHKDKVVIAINKTEDSKSNALNSRSFIQKTFPDFPSERIIEISAKEDKNINEVLKALFSLAKEEPHLYPEEFYTDQEVDFRIAEIIRGQAINRLEQELPHAIYVEISDLKMQTPKLLKVLAYIYVERESQKGIVIGKGASMIKTIRVESIKECRKIFPYKVDIDLRVKVDKNWRQKDKVLNKIIK is encoded by the coding sequence ATGATTGAAGAAAAAGAAACTGATACAGAAATTCAAAAAGCCGGACCAAAGACCGCGCTTGTTTCCATCGTGGGCCGCCCTTCAGCAGGAAAGTCAACATTTTTAAATACAGCAAGCGGAGAAAAAATCAGCATAGTTTCCCCAGTTCCGCAGACAACAAGAAACGCAATCCGCGGAATAATAAACACATCTCTTGGACAGCTGGTTTTTATTGACACGCCGGGGCTTCATCTAAGCGAAAAAAAACTGAACTTAAAACTTTCAAACATTGCACAGGAAAATATAAAAGAAAGCGACGCAATTCTTTACATCATCGATTCAACTCGTCCGCACAACGAGGAAGAGGAAATGATTGCTTCACTTTTGATTCCGCATAAAGACAAAGTTGTAATTGCAATCAATAAAACTGAAGATTCAAAATCCAATGCGCTAAATTCCAGAAGTTTCATTCAAAAAACTTTCCCTGATTTTCCAAGCGAACGGATTATTGAAATCAGCGCGAAAGAAGACAAAAATATAAATGAAGTTTTAAAAGCGCTTTTCAGTCTTGCAAAAGAAGAGCCGCATCTTTATCCAGAAGAATTTTACACGGATCAAGAAGTTGATTTTAGAATTGCAGAAATTATCCGCGGACAGGCAATCAACAGGCTTGAGCAGGAACTTCCGCACGCAATCTATGTTGAAATCAGCGACCTTAAAATGCAAACACCGAAACTTTTAAAAGTCCTTGCCTACATTTATGTTGAGCGCGAAAGTCAAAAAGGAATCGTAATTGGAAAAGGCGCATCAATGATAAAAACAATCAGAGTTGAATCAATTAAAGAATGCAGAAAAATTTTTCCATACAAAGTTGACATTGACCTGCGCGTAAAAGTTGACAAGAACTGGCGGCAGAAAGATAAAGTACTAAACAAAATTATAAAGTAG
- a CDS encoding SulP family inorganic anion transporter — translation MFKPEILNTLKKYSPKTFLNDLTAGIIVGIVALPLAIAFAIASGVEPERGLFTAIIAGFFISLLGGSRVQIGGPTGAFAVIVYGVVAKYGYSGLAAATVMAGILLIMLGAFKMGGLVKFIPYTIVTGFTAGIAVTIATGQIGDFLGLSISVFPEGFSKMPGNFVGKIETYAMNITHINYYSLIMASVCLVLIFIWPHFCKKIPGSLIVIILATAANILLKKYTGLETDTIGSRYGSIPSTLPSPLLPQFSVETITALFPTSISIAVLAAIESLLSAVVADGMTGTKHDSDTELIAQGIANIASPIFGGIPATGAIARTATNIKNGGKTPVAGIIHAITLLLIMLILGKYAVYIPMAALSAVLINVSWNMAGFPAVKALLKGQKSDIFVLAATFLITIFIDLTVAIEFGLGFAAFFFIKKMIDVSEVQNKRDSIAGGISGNEFLEENIEIPESAVVYEIDGPLFFGTVRKFEFAIERAGANAKVLILRMQNMIYIDAGGIRALEQAKAACDKNGITIVISGIHTQPYILFSKMGMIEKLGKENICADIKEALSRTNQLLVN, via the coding sequence ATGTTCAAACCAGAAATTCTTAACACATTAAAAAAGTATTCGCCAAAAACATTTCTAAATGATCTTACAGCTGGAATTATCGTCGGCATTGTTGCGCTTCCATTGGCAATAGCTTTTGCAATCGCATCTGGAGTAGAGCCGGAGCGCGGACTTTTCACAGCAATCATAGCAGGATTTTTTATTTCACTTTTGGGCGGAAGCCGAGTTCAGATTGGAGGACCGACAGGAGCCTTCGCTGTAATAGTTTATGGCGTTGTTGCAAAGTACGGATATTCAGGACTCGCAGCTGCAACTGTAATGGCTGGAATTCTTTTGATTATGCTCGGCGCATTTAAAATGGGCGGACTTGTAAAATTTATTCCGTACACAATCGTAACAGGATTCACTGCAGGAATCGCCGTAACAATCGCAACAGGACAAATCGGAGATTTTCTTGGACTTTCAATTTCAGTTTTTCCGGAAGGATTTTCAAAAATGCCGGGAAACTTCGTTGGCAAAATTGAAACTTACGCAATGAACATAACTCACATAAATTACTACTCGCTGATTATGGCTTCAGTTTGTCTTGTGCTGATTTTTATCTGGCCGCACTTCTGCAAAAAAATTCCAGGAAGCTTGATTGTAATTATACTCGCAACGGCAGCAAACATCCTTCTAAAGAAATACACCGGACTTGAAACTGACACAATCGGATCGCGCTACGGAAGCATACCATCAACATTGCCTTCGCCTTTACTTCCGCAGTTCAGCGTGGAAACAATCACTGCTCTTTTTCCGACTTCAATTTCCATTGCAGTTCTGGCGGCGATTGAAAGCCTTTTGAGCGCAGTTGTCGCTGACGGAATGACAGGCACAAAACACGATTCTGACACAGAACTTATCGCGCAAGGAATTGCAAACATAGCATCTCCAATTTTCGGCGGAATTCCTGCAACCGGAGCAATAGCGCGAACTGCCACAAATATAAAGAACGGCGGAAAAACTCCTGTGGCAGGAATAATTCATGCAATCACGCTTCTTCTTATAATGCTGATTCTTGGAAAATATGCGGTTTACATTCCGATGGCGGCTCTTTCCGCAGTGTTGATAAATGTTTCCTGGAACATGGCAGGTTTCCCGGCGGTCAAGGCTTTGCTAAAAGGACAAAAGTCTGACATCTTTGTTTTGGCGGCGACTTTCCTTATCACGATTTTTATCGACTTGACAGTTGCAATCGAATTTGGTCTTGGATTCGCGGCATTCTTCTTCATAAAAAAAATGATAGATGTTTCAGAAGTTCAAAACAAGCGTGATTCCATTGCGGGCGGAATTTCAGGGAATGAATTTTTGGAGGAAAACATCGAAATTCCAGAAAGCGCAGTTGTTTATGAAATTGATGGTCCTCTTTTTTTCGGAACTGTAAGAAAATTTGAATTCGCAATAGAACGCGCAGGAGCAAATGCAAAAGTTCTTATACTCAGAATGCAAAACATGATTTACATTGATGCCGGCGGAATCCGTGCGCTTGAACAGGCAAAGGCAGCTTGCGATAAAAACGGAATCACAATTGTAATATCAGGAATTCATACGCAGCCTTACATTCTTTTCAGCAAAATGGGAATGATTGAAAAACTCGGAAAAGAAAATATTTGCGCAGACATAAAAGAAGCGTTAAGCAGAACAAATCAGCTTCTTGTAAATTAA
- a CDS encoding RluA family pseudouridine synthase has translation MFPPFDEALAFKYCKEIISLLEEKKLSLVYTTEKISAERFANGIMIGVLVAKNSAQENKIFFTVSGISRKIEGKFQDAIFVEPIVSSKKIMSALQKNDKEIHLLTEKLKACRKEEVQDLQFRRSAFTSESLEKVHELYSFYCFDGKNRPLKQICKNRLPPTGTGDCCAPKLLNFAFKNNLTPLSMCEVFYGKSTENKISDCKYSPCDERCGLILPEILGLKILYRDNDLIVVNKQSGLLSVPGRGPEKQDCIVNRLKKLFPECIEQPSVHRLDMETSGLMILAFTKDAHRNLCRQFEEGLVQKKYVALLDGILAKKGIPQSGTMELYFRLDIENRPHQIWDSVYGKKAITEWKILDVEKYLSPLENKKNVTRVLFIPHTGRTHQLRLASADSHGFGVPIIGDTLYGHCEPGERLMLHSCYIKFTHPSTGKVMEFNCECDF, from the coding sequence ATGTTTCCTCCTTTTGATGAAGCGCTGGCATTTAAATATTGCAAAGAAATAATTTCGCTTTTGGAAGAAAAGAAACTTTCTCTTGTTTATACGACGGAAAAAATAAGCGCAGAACGTTTTGCGAATGGAATTATGATTGGAGTTCTTGTTGCAAAAAATTCTGCGCAGGAAAATAAAATTTTTTTTACAGTTTCTGGAATCTCAAGAAAGATAGAAGGAAAATTCCAAGATGCGATTTTTGTTGAACCGATTGTTTCTAGCAAAAAAATTATGTCAGCTCTTCAAAAAAATGACAAGGAAATTCATCTACTTACAGAAAAATTAAAAGCTTGTCGAAAAGAAGAAGTTCAAGATTTGCAGTTTCGCCGTTCTGCTTTTACTTCTGAATCTTTGGAAAAAGTGCATGAACTTTACAGTTTTTATTGCTTTGATGGGAAAAATCGTCCGCTAAAACAAATTTGCAAAAACCGCCTTCCGCCTACAGGGACAGGTGATTGCTGTGCTCCAAAACTTTTGAATTTTGCATTTAAAAATAATTTAACTCCGCTTAGCATGTGCGAAGTTTTTTATGGAAAATCAACTGAAAACAAAATCTCAGACTGCAAATATTCTCCTTGCGATGAACGGTGCGGCTTGATTCTTCCTGAAATTCTTGGCTTGAAAATTTTGTACCGTGATAACGATTTAATTGTTGTGAACAAGCAAAGCGGACTTTTAAGCGTACCTGGCCGAGGACCTGAAAAGCAAGATTGCATTGTAAACCGTTTAAAAAAACTTTTTCCTGAATGTATTGAGCAGCCTTCCGTGCATAGGCTGGACATGGAAACTTCTGGGCTTATGATTCTTGCTTTTACAAAAGACGCTCATAGAAATTTATGCCGGCAATTTGAAGAAGGTCTTGTTCAAAAAAAATACGTCGCCTTGCTTGATGGAATTCTTGCAAAAAAAGGAATTCCGCAAAGTGGAACTATGGAACTTTATTTTAGGCTTGATATTGAAAATCGTCCGCATCAGATTTGGGATTCTGTATATGGAAAAAAAGCTATTACTGAATGGAAAATACTTGATGTGGAAAAATATTTAAGTCCTTTGGAAAATAAAAAAAATGTTACACGAGTTTTGTTTATTCCGCATACTGGGCGAACTCATCAGCTTCGTCTTGCAAGCGCCGACTCTCATGGTTTTGGAGTTCCGATAATTGGCGATACCTTATATGGGCATTGTGAACCGGGTGAACGGCTTATGCTTCATTCTTGCTATATAAAATTCACACATCCTTCTACTGGAAAAGTCATGGAATTTAACTGTGAATGTGATTTTTAA
- a CDS encoding MocR-like pyridoxine biosynthesis transcription factor PdxR: MFTYDFSKKGTMTFCDFLIENIKSKIIDGTLSPNEKLPSKRTLASHLGVSVITVQNAYSELISQGYIFSIEKKGFFVTELPKEIKSLSSNSYKQNFKKEKSIKKINSKNKEKIFIDLKSNSIGWEKFPFSIWSKIMRKVLNSPHENLLKSQPLQGTLELREAICKHLKSFKNIEAVPEQIVVGAGTEMLYSFVVQLLGNEKIYAVENPGYKKIAQIFEMNGANIKHIPIDKNGLNIEALKKTNASVVHVTPSHHFPTGIVMPVKRRMELLFWAQEKSERYIIEDDYDSEFRFTGKPILPLLCASKNENVIYINSFSKTLSPSFRICYMVLPKKLSEKFNSKFNFCSCTVNSFEQYALADFIKEEHYSKHIIRMKNYYRNLRNELIFKIENSELKNFVKIHEENSGLHFLLSINSKFSGKTLETRLKKNGIKISALKDFFYELEEFSIFPEENKNFRIDKTFVVNYSGIEKQKIPKTVELILESIK; encoded by the coding sequence ATGTTTACTTATGATTTTTCTAAAAAAGGAACAATGACTTTCTGTGATTTTTTAATCGAAAACATAAAATCAAAAATCATAGACGGAACATTATCTCCAAATGAAAAGCTCCCGTCAAAACGAACACTTGCATCTCACTTGGGAGTAAGCGTAATCACAGTTCAAAATGCCTACTCAGAATTAATAAGCCAAGGCTACATTTTTTCAATTGAGAAAAAAGGATTTTTTGTCACAGAACTTCCAAAAGAAATAAAATCCCTTTCATCAAATTCTTACAAACAGAATTTCAAAAAAGAAAAAAGCATAAAAAAAATAAATTCAAAAAACAAAGAAAAAATTTTCATAGACCTAAAATCAAATTCTATTGGCTGGGAAAAATTTCCGTTTTCAATCTGGTCAAAAATAATGCGAAAAGTCCTAAACAGTCCGCATGAAAATCTTTTAAAAAGTCAGCCGCTGCAAGGAACACTTGAACTAAGAGAAGCAATCTGCAAGCATTTGAAAAGCTTTAAAAACATAGAAGCAGTTCCAGAGCAAATTGTAGTAGGCGCAGGAACAGAAATGCTTTACAGTTTTGTCGTTCAACTTTTGGGAAATGAAAAAATATATGCCGTTGAAAATCCAGGATACAAAAAAATTGCACAGATTTTTGAAATGAACGGAGCAAACATAAAACATATTCCAATCGACAAAAACGGACTTAACATAGAAGCCCTAAAAAAAACAAACGCATCTGTAGTTCATGTAACTCCAAGCCATCACTTTCCAACAGGAATTGTAATGCCGGTAAAAAGGCGAATGGAACTTTTATTTTGGGCGCAAGAAAAAAGTGAACGCTACATAATTGAAGATGACTACGACAGCGAATTTCGATTTACTGGGAAACCAATACTTCCACTTTTGTGCGCTTCAAAAAATGAAAATGTAATTTACATAAATTCATTTTCAAAAACACTTTCGCCTTCTTTTAGAATATGCTACATGGTTCTTCCAAAAAAGCTTTCTGAAAAGTTCAATTCAAAATTCAACTTCTGTTCATGCACAGTAAATTCATTTGAACAGTATGCGCTTGCGGATTTTATAAAAGAAGAGCATTATTCCAAGCACATTATCAGAATGAAAAATTATTACAGAAATCTTCGCAATGAACTGATTTTTAAAATTGAAAATTCAGAGTTAAAAAATTTTGTAAAAATCCACGAGGAAAATTCAGGTCTTCATTTTTTGCTTTCAATAAATTCCAAATTCAGCGGAAAAACTTTAGAAACACGGCTTAAAAAAAATGGAATAAAAATTTCAGCGCTGAAAGATTTTTTTTATGAGCTTGAAGAATTTTCAATTTTTCCAGAAGAGAATAAAAATTTCCGAATAGACAAAACATTTGTTGTAAATTATTCAGGCATAGAAAAACAAAAGATTCCAAAAACAGTTGAACTGATTCTGGAATCTATAAAGTGA
- a CDS encoding pyridoxamine kinase, translating to MDKRLLTIQDISCVGQCSLTVALPVISACGIETAVLPSSVLSNHTAFKAWTFNDLTGDMENILNQWKKENITFSAFYTGYVSEAQIPIIKKIIKETSRNDAIVVVDPVMADNGKMYAGFAPDFPKKMSELCNGADVVLPNITEASFLLGIEYQSENYGEDYIENICNGLINLGTKNVVLTGVSFEKEKLGVAVCNGKSVEYYFTERLPVQMHGTGDVFASAFTGALCNGKDLFCSAKIAANYVVESIKATLDDKDHWYGVKFEKAIPYLVKQIFSV from the coding sequence ATGGACAAACGTCTTCTTACAATTCAGGATATTTCATGCGTTGGACAGTGTTCGCTTACTGTTGCGCTTCCTGTTATTTCGGCCTGCGGAATTGAAACTGCGGTTCTTCCAAGTTCAGTTCTTTCAAATCATACTGCATTTAAAGCATGGACATTCAACGATTTGACAGGAGACATGGAAAATATTTTAAATCAGTGGAAAAAAGAAAATATTACTTTCAGCGCATTTTATACAGGATATGTTTCGGAAGCCCAAATTCCTATTATAAAAAAAATTATAAAGGAAACTTCTCGCAATGACGCGATTGTTGTTGTGGATCCTGTAATGGCTGATAATGGAAAAATGTACGCTGGCTTTGCTCCCGACTTCCCCAAAAAGATGTCTGAACTTTGCAATGGTGCTGATGTTGTTCTTCCGAATATTACAGAAGCTTCATTTCTTTTAGGAATCGAATATCAAAGCGAAAATTACGGCGAAGATTATATTGAAAATATTTGCAACGGACTTATAAATCTTGGCACAAAAAATGTTGTGCTTACCGGTGTAAGTTTTGAAAAAGAAAAACTTGGTGTTGCGGTTTGCAATGGAAAGTCAGTTGAATATTATTTTACAGAACGACTTCCTGTTCAAATGCACGGAACTGGCGATGTCTTTGCGTCGGCATTTACAGGTGCGCTTTGCAATGGAAAAGATTTGTTTTGTTCTGCAAAAATTGCCGCAAATTATGTTGTTGAATCTATAAAGGCAACTCTTGATGATAAGGATCATTGGTACGGCGTAAAATTTGAAAAGGCGATTCCATATTTAGTTAAACAGATTTTTTCTGTATAA
- a CDS encoding RelA/SpoT family protein gives MSEKIDEVVETDPEILISQFSKKFSENYTPEEWKKIQSAWDYLISKTSELKRKCGKPYYLHPLRVATILAEKNLGADTIIAGFFHNILDVDNDCLPEIEKKFGKEIAVICNGTAKITGLKINSTSLHQADSIRKMLFAMVDDIRVILVKLADRLDRMRNLKFVSAQAQRAVAKEVIDIWCPLASRLGMSDVKSEMEDLSLKYSNPEVFQQIKSIVAQKKAERSEYLNNAVKKIYTATEKAGITVNITSRAKHFYSIYQKMRKRNKEPGELYDLLALRIICNTESECYTLIGIVHGLWKPMEGRFKDYIAMPKANGYQSLHTTVICEGKPLEIQIRTQEMHSIAEHGVASHWLYKKGTNHDMVKAEDLSIINQLRALRNEDLSDEKFFAELKSDLLGDSIYVFTPKGDVKELPAGANAIDFAYAIHSGIGEKVVGAKADGKIIPLTQPLKNTQIIEILTNPQAHPTQSQLQAVKTSKARQKIHSWLVENDPTFIDKEAQEKREAEIAANTLYSKKIAEENSAERKRKAALKKQQSQNFTGRIRIENDTNFLVTIAQCCKPVPGDPIVGYVSHSRGITVHRADCLTFLRIPAIQERSVAVEWDTSADKKQEKKDKLLEQNREKSRQKQIEKNQYKKQR, from the coding sequence ATGTCAGAAAAAATTGATGAAGTTGTAGAAACTGATCCTGAAATTTTAATCAGCCAGTTTTCTAAAAAATTTTCTGAAAACTACACTCCAGAAGAATGGAAAAAAATTCAAAGCGCATGGGATTATTTAATTTCCAAAACTTCTGAACTTAAGCGAAAATGCGGAAAGCCTTATTATCTTCATCCGCTTAGAGTTGCAACAATTCTTGCTGAAAAAAATCTTGGTGCGGACACAATTATTGCAGGCTTCTTCCACAATATTCTTGATGTAGACAATGACTGTCTTCCAGAAATTGAAAAAAAGTTTGGAAAAGAAATTGCTGTAATTTGCAATGGAACTGCGAAAATAACTGGATTAAAAATAAATTCAACTTCTTTGCATCAGGCCGACAGCATAAGAAAAATGCTTTTTGCTATGGTTGACGACATTCGCGTTATTCTTGTAAAACTTGCTGACCGTCTTGATCGTATGCGCAATTTGAAATTTGTTTCCGCACAGGCTCAGCGCGCAGTTGCAAAAGAAGTGATTGACATTTGGTGTCCGCTTGCAAGCCGCCTTGGTATGTCTGATGTAAAAAGTGAAATGGAAGACTTGAGCTTGAAGTATTCAAACCCGGAAGTTTTTCAGCAGATAAAATCAATTGTGGCGCAAAAAAAAGCAGAAAGATCCGAGTACCTTAATAATGCTGTGAAAAAAATTTATACAGCCACAGAAAAAGCCGGAATAACTGTAAACATAACGAGCCGCGCAAAGCATTTTTATTCGATTTACCAAAAAATGAGAAAACGCAACAAGGAGCCTGGCGAGCTTTATGATTTGCTTGCGCTTAGAATAATTTGCAACACGGAATCTGAATGCTACACTTTGATTGGAATTGTTCACGGTCTTTGGAAACCTATGGAAGGAAGATTCAAAGATTATATTGCAATGCCAAAAGCGAACGGCTATCAGTCTTTGCATACAACTGTGATTTGCGAAGGAAAGCCTCTTGAAATTCAAATCCGCACACAGGAGATGCACAGTATTGCCGAGCATGGTGTTGCTTCCCATTGGCTTTATAAAAAGGGAACAAACCATGATATGGTAAAAGCCGAAGACTTGAGCATCATAAATCAGTTGCGCGCGCTTCGGAATGAAGATTTGAGCGATGAGAAATTTTTTGCGGAACTGAAAAGTGATCTTCTTGGCGATTCAATTTATGTTTTTACTCCAAAGGGCGATGTGAAGGAACTTCCAGCTGGCGCAAATGCAATTGACTTTGCTTATGCGATTCATTCCGGCATAGGCGAAAAAGTTGTCGGCGCAAAAGCTGATGGAAAAATAATTCCTCTTACTCAGCCTTTAAAGAATACGCAGATTATTGAAATTCTTACGAATCCTCAGGCGCATCCGACTCAAAGCCAGCTTCAAGCTGTAAAGACTTCAAAGGCGCGGCAAAAAATTCATTCTTGGCTTGTTGAAAATGATCCGACGTTTATTGACAAGGAGGCTCAGGAAAAACGTGAGGCGGAAATTGCGGCGAACACTTTGTATTCTAAAAAAATTGCCGAAGAAAATTCCGCGGAGAGAAAACGAAAGGCAGCCTTGAAAAAACAGCAGTCGCAAAATTTCACAGGAAGAATCCGCATTGAAAATGATACGAATTTTTTAGTTACTATTGCGCAATGCTGCAAGCCTGTTCCCGGAGATCCGATTGTCGGTTATGTTTCTCATAGCAGAGGAATAACCGTTCATCGCGCTGACTGTTTGACTTTTCTTAGAATTCCTGCAATTCAGGAGCGTTCTGTTGCTGTTGAGTGGGACACTTCTGCTGATAAAAAGCAAGAAAAAAAAGACAAGCTTCTTGAGCAGAACAGGGAAAAATCGCGGCAAAAGCAAATTGAAAAAAATCAGTATAAAAAGCAGCGTTAA
- the ychF gene encoding redox-regulated ATPase YchF → MKLTCGIVGLPNVGKSTIFSALTKAPAEAANYPFCTIDPNIGIVDLPDERLDFMASVFQPKKKIPATVDFVDIAGLIKGASSGEGLGNKFLANIRETAVIAHVVRCFDNPDIQHVRDDAKTEAPVDPESDILTIDFELAQADLDTIAKRAEKITKQIRALGKDEEKRLAPYFSAVEKIKPLLTDGKCARMADLTDEEKNAVYDLHLLTIKPQVFICNIDEDTIPAGTNKYVETVQKIAKEQKSEAIVICGKFEADLAEIDDENDRKEFMESAGLKESGLSVLAKHVYHLMGLRTFFTGGSDECRAWTIHEGDKAPQAAGVIHTDFEKGFIKAEAYTVNDLKQYGSEAKIKEAGKYRQEGKDYVVQDGDVLFFKFNV, encoded by the coding sequence ATGAAACTTACCTGCGGCATAGTTGGACTTCCAAATGTAGGAAAGTCAACAATTTTCAGCGCGCTAACAAAAGCTCCTGCAGAAGCTGCTAATTATCCATTCTGCACAATTGATCCAAACATCGGAATTGTTGATTTACCAGATGAAAGACTTGACTTCATGGCGAGCGTTTTTCAGCCAAAGAAAAAAATTCCTGCGACAGTTGATTTTGTTGATATTGCAGGCTTGATAAAAGGCGCCTCAAGCGGTGAAGGTCTTGGAAATAAATTTCTTGCAAACATCCGGGAAACAGCAGTCATTGCCCATGTTGTCCGATGCTTTGACAACCCGGACATTCAGCACGTTCGCGATGACGCAAAAACAGAAGCTCCAGTAGATCCGGAAAGCGACATTCTTACAATTGATTTTGAACTTGCGCAGGCTGACTTGGACACAATCGCAAAGCGTGCAGAAAAAATTACAAAGCAAATCCGTGCGCTCGGAAAAGATGAGGAAAAACGTCTCGCTCCATATTTCAGCGCAGTCGAAAAAATCAAGCCGCTTCTTACAGATGGAAAATGCGCCCGCATGGCAGACTTGACTGATGAAGAAAAAAATGCAGTCTACGATCTTCACTTGCTCACAATAAAGCCGCAAGTTTTTATCTGCAATATAGACGAAGATACAATTCCAGCAGGAACAAACAAATATGTTGAAACCGTCCAGAAAATTGCAAAGGAACAAAAATCAGAAGCAATTGTTATCTGCGGAAAGTTTGAAGCTGATCTTGCAGAAATTGATGACGAAAACGATCGCAAGGAATTTATGGAAAGCGCAGGATTAAAAGAGTCCGGACTTTCAGTTCTTGCAAAACATGTTTATCATCTCATGGGACTTAGGACATTTTTTACAGGCGGATCTGATGAATGCCGCGCTTGGACAATTCACGAAGGAGACAAAGCTCCACAGGCGGCCGGCGTAATTCACACAGACTTTGAAAAAGGATTTATCAAAGCTGAAGCTTACACTGTCAATGACTTGAAGCAATATGGTTCAGAAGCAAAAATAAAAGAAGCTGGAAAATACCGACAAGAAGGAAAAGATTATGTCGTTCAAGACGGCGATGTTCTTTTCTTTAAATTCAATGTATAA
- a CDS encoding xanthine phosphoribosyltransferase: MKLLEDRIKKDGIVLPGNILKVNSFLNHQIDVDLLDKLAEDFKKSFDGVDITKIVTIEASGIAVACSVARAFGNVPVLFAKKHKSAALSDDVYYSTVWSHTNSCNYNIVISREYLSSDDKILLVDDFLANGNAMNGLIEIAENAGAKVQGICVAIEKAFQSGGDALREKGIHVESGAIIEKMSYNGDIIFRS, translated from the coding sequence ATGAAATTGCTCGAAGATAGAATAAAAAAAGACGGCATTGTTTTGCCGGGAAATATTTTAAAAGTAAATAGTTTTTTAAATCATCAGATTGATGTTGACTTGCTTGATAAATTGGCAGAGGATTTTAAAAAGTCTTTTGACGGTGTGGATATAACAAAAATTGTTACAATTGAAGCAAGCGGAATTGCTGTTGCCTGTTCTGTCGCCAGGGCATTTGGAAATGTTCCTGTTCTCTTTGCCAAGAAACATAAGAGTGCGGCTTTGTCGGATGATGTGTACTATTCTACAGTTTGGTCGCACACAAATTCTTGCAATTACAATATTGTTATTTCGAGGGAATATCTTTCTTCTGATGACAAAATTCTTTTGGTAGATGATTTTCTTGCGAATGGAAATGCAATGAATGGTCTGATTGAAATTGCTGAAAACGCCGGCGCGAAAGTGCAGGGAATTTGTGTTGCAATTGAAAAGGCATTTCAGTCGGGCGGAGATGCGCTTCGTGAAAAAGGCATTCACGTTGAAAGCGGCGCAATAATTGAAAAAATGTCTTATAACGGCGATATAATTTTTAGAAGCTAA